A genomic region of Papaver somniferum cultivar HN1 chromosome 7, ASM357369v1, whole genome shotgun sequence contains the following coding sequences:
- the LOC113295790 gene encoding 60S ribosomal protein L39-1-like has product MPSHKSFMIKKKLAKKMRQNRPIPNWIRMRTDNTIRYNAKRRHWRRTKLGL; this is encoded by the exons ATG CCTTCCCACAAGTCATTTATGATCAAGAAGAAGCTCGCTAAGAAGATGAGACAAAACAGACCTATCCCTAATTGGATCCGTATGAGAACTGATAACACCATCAG GTACAATGCTAAGCGCAGGCACTGGCGCAGAACCAAGCTAGGGTTGTAA